A single region of the Nitrospirota bacterium genome encodes:
- a CDS encoding ACT domain-containing protein: MAKARKLKQISFSMPNRAGLLSEVTAAIAGAKVNITAICAYEMDNSAYFMLTTDSIAKAKKALAPLGVEIKEEEVVAVEMSNKVGELQKVAKRIADAGININYMYGTTSTGKSSTGVFKTADDKKAIKVINK; this comes from the coding sequence ATGGCAAAGGCAAGAAAATTAAAGCAAATCAGTTTTTCCATGCCCAATAGGGCTGGATTGCTTTCAGAGGTGACAGCGGCAATCGCAGGTGCAAAGGTCAATATCACCGCCATATGTGCCTACGAGATGGACAATAGCGCATATTTTATGCTGACCACTGACAGCATTGCAAAGGCTAAGAAGGCACTTGCTCCATTGGGAGTCGAGATTAAAGAAGAGGAGGTGGTTGCAGTAGAAATGTCGAACAAGGTCGGCGAATTACAGAAGGTCGCAAAAAGGATTGCTGATGCAGGCATCAACATAAACTATATGTACGGTACAACATCAACTGGTAAGTCTTCAACCGGTGTCTTTAAAACAGCAGATGATAAAAAGGCGATTAAAGTAATCAATAAGTAA